In Crinalium epipsammum PCC 9333, the following are encoded in one genomic region:
- a CDS encoding sensor histidine kinase produces MVQKWLFPTVSEILAQNQTSLVGQIVMDNAIQRVTNRTAREQEKAEREWCGAIASLEKLLTSLIDTSEYNYEPSVNGLVLAAPVPVLSNPQLISHFKTGIFTADSFNHLALMPFKLPPATASCCETINAALELPLIAADPLTMEQFCVVFTRQFSLVMVLGEDIEGNPAFQFSFDPEDILQVWRSLRARIILTNPHQLPHLDQLVQEFTPIAPDYRIVMEFTRQLLKHLPEEMATPSNFAGKVGCDRAATSQEYRAATPQEYQLEIKSKELDNTIFHSQDTWSEQLTQNFNQNSPDVELLQALTHEIRTPLTTIRTLTKLLLKRRELAPEVIKRLEIIDHECTEQINRMELIFRGVELATSTPKQAPVHLTTISLTQLLQQSIPRWQQQAKRRNLTLEIDLPQKLPTVITNPAMLDQVLTGLMENFTRNLPAGGHIQIEVTPAGNQLKLQLQSQLDLDENSKSTTDSRRKLIGQLLMFQPETGSLSLNMNVTKNLFQALGGKLIVRQRPQQGEVLTIFLPLNVSNTEAITC; encoded by the coding sequence GTGGTGCAAAAATGGTTATTTCCAACGGTAAGTGAAATTCTAGCCCAAAATCAAACGAGTCTGGTTGGGCAAATTGTGATGGACAACGCGATTCAGCGCGTGACTAATCGTACTGCGCGGGAACAAGAGAAAGCAGAGCGAGAGTGGTGTGGTGCAATCGCATCCTTAGAAAAATTGCTCACTTCATTGATTGACACTTCTGAGTATAACTATGAGCCGTCTGTAAACGGATTAGTTTTAGCTGCCCCTGTGCCAGTTTTGAGTAATCCCCAATTAATTTCTCACTTTAAAACAGGGATTTTTACCGCAGACTCATTTAATCATCTAGCTTTAATGCCCTTTAAACTGCCACCCGCGACAGCAAGCTGTTGTGAGACAATAAATGCAGCTTTGGAGTTGCCCTTAATAGCGGCTGATCCATTAACAATGGAACAGTTTTGTGTAGTTTTTACTCGTCAATTTAGCTTGGTGATGGTTTTAGGGGAAGACATCGAGGGAAATCCAGCGTTTCAATTTTCCTTTGATCCTGAAGATATTTTACAAGTGTGGCGATCGCTACGGGCGCGAATCATACTCACCAATCCACATCAATTACCTCATCTCGATCAGCTTGTGCAGGAGTTTACTCCCATAGCACCTGATTATCGAATTGTGATGGAATTCACTCGCCAACTGCTAAAACATTTACCAGAAGAGATGGCGACTCCTAGTAATTTTGCAGGTAAAGTAGGATGCGATCGCGCAGCGACTTCGCAGGAGTATCGCGCAGCGACTCCACAAGAGTATCAGCTAGAAATAAAAAGCAAAGAATTAGACAATACTATATTTCACTCACAAGATACTTGGAGTGAGCAATTAACTCAAAACTTTAATCAAAACAGTCCCGATGTAGAACTATTACAAGCACTAACTCACGAAATTCGTACACCATTAACTACTATTCGTACTCTTACTAAACTACTCTTAAAACGGCGAGAATTAGCACCAGAAGTAATCAAACGTCTGGAAATTATCGACCATGAGTGTACTGAACAAATTAACCGTATGGAGCTAATTTTTCGGGGAGTGGAATTAGCAACATCAACACCTAAACAAGCACCAGTCCATTTAACAACAATCTCCCTAACTCAATTGCTACAGCAAAGTATTCCTCGTTGGCAACAACAAGCCAAACGGCGTAACCTAACATTAGAAATTGACTTACCCCAAAAGCTGCCAACCGTAATTACTAATCCTGCTATGCTCGATCAGGTACTTACTGGATTAATGGAAAATTTCACCCGCAATCTACCAGCAGGTGGTCATATTCAAATAGAAGTAACCCCTGCTGGTAATCAACTAAAATTACAACTCCAGTCTCAATTAGATTTAGATGAAAACTCCAAATCAACAACAGACTCACGGAGAAAATTAATTGGTCAATTATTGATGTTCCAGCCAGAGACTGGCAGTTTGAGTTTGAATATGAACGTCACTAAAAATTTATTTCAAGCCCTTGGAGGTAAGTTAATTGTACGTCAGCGACCTCAACAAGGTGAAGTTTTGACAATTTTCTTACCGCTCAACGTTAGCAACACAGAAGCTATTACTTGTTAG
- a CDS encoding GIY-YIG nuclease family protein has product MLLNNFNISELPAIKLSEKSNLPNCAAIYFVSDNQGQVIYVGRTVNLVERWREHHRYNQLKRLNRKTPITIRWMTCSNDVKTLTELENEFIKLYKPPLNWSKVVSPVKRITPSEVALQQSLQQLAKFNTMIFGFDPIATEEPPTIYLVYPVYGKRGISGRIRSALKNINKKASSLKWKEYNTESKSLGKFGYWETEYNGIRIDLTPFDHLVDFMSDSTCRTIAGVEFMAFSSIQVEAILANVPEIKQEIAGLDALEDDPIPIEFVNPTQVTKFNQKDTNEKELWEELEPMPEGEARVMTRQFLDVTGVEIEVCINENGKYFVRHNLYWWIRHGDQNPDLDRNCVILNLQNAVKRLPTIRWSGYKFRLENIVFSEDDVEVESILLPFGMFEDLIRDTSGWTSEQFREEVKSGKYQLKLEDNAYMKLCVWLQRNSLSSLLQTNNS; this is encoded by the coding sequence AGAAAAAAGTAATTTACCTAATTGTGCAGCTATTTACTTTGTATCTGATAATCAAGGGCAGGTTATTTATGTTGGCAGAACAGTTAATTTAGTTGAGCGATGGCGTGAACACCATAGATATAATCAACTCAAAAGGTTAAATCGGAAAACACCTATTACTATTAGGTGGATGACTTGTAGTAATGATGTTAAAACTCTTACAGAATTAGAAAATGAATTCATCAAACTCTACAAGCCACCGTTAAACTGGTCTAAAGTAGTATCGCCAGTTAAAAGAATAACTCCATCAGAAGTCGCATTACAGCAGAGCCTTCAGCAGTTAGCCAAGTTTAACACTATGATATTTGGGTTTGACCCTATAGCCACTGAAGAACCACCAACAATATACTTAGTTTATCCTGTCTATGGTAAGCGGGGCATATCAGGTAGAATAAGAAGCGCATTAAAAAACATTAATAAAAAAGCTAGTTCATTGAAATGGAAAGAATACAATACCGAGTCTAAGTCTTTAGGAAAATTCGGCTATTGGGAAACTGAGTACAACGGCATAAGAATAGATCTAACCCCGTTTGACCATTTAGTTGACTTTATGTCTGATTCCACTTGCCGGACTATTGCTGGTGTAGAATTTATGGCTTTTAGCAGTATTCAGGTAGAAGCAATTTTAGCAAATGTACCGGAAATTAAACAAGAAATTGCAGGTTTAGATGCCTTAGAAGACGATCCTATCCCTATAGAATTTGTCAATCCGACTCAAGTTACTAAATTTAATCAAAAAGATACTAATGAAAAGGAACTCTGGGAGGAATTAGAGCCAATGCCTGAAGGTGAAGCTAGAGTAATGACTCGTCAATTTTTAGATGTGACTGGTGTAGAAATAGAGGTGTGTATTAACGAAAATGGTAAATATTTTGTTAGACATAATCTTTACTGGTGGATAAGGCATGGCGATCAAAATCCTGATTTAGATAGAAATTGCGTAATACTTAACTTACAGAATGCAGTTAAGAGACTACCTACTATTAGATGGTCTGGCTATAAGTTTAGATTAGAAAACATCGTGTTTAGTGAAGACGATGTAGAAGTTGAAAGTATATTGCTTCCATTTGGTATGTTTGAAGACCTAATTAGAGATACATCAGGATGGACAAGTGAACAGTTTAGGGAAGAAGTTAAAAGTGGTAAATATCAATTGAAACTAGAAGATAACGCATACATGAAACTATGTGTCTGGTTACAGCGTAATTCATTATCTTCGCTGCTTCAGACTAATAATAGCTAA